Genomic window (Ruminococcus flavefaciens AE3010):
CGACTTCAAGGCAGGTCAGGACTATGCATTCAGTGCATATGTTATGACAGACGCAGAGGACTCCATCACATTCTATCTCACTCTCCAGTACAGTGACGGCAGCACCACAAGCTACCCAAAAATAGCAGAAGTAACAGCAAAAAAAGGCGAATGGGCACATCTTGAAAAGAGCAGCTTCACCATTCCCGCAGGTGCTACAAACATCAGTCTCTACATCGAGACCGAGGAAAGCAAGTGCAATTTCTACGTTGATGAAGTTGCAGCTGCTCCCAGCGGCACCACCTTCGACGAACCGTCTGCTCCCGTTAAGATGAACAAGGGCGATATCAACTACGACGGTTGTATCGACTCCTTCGATATCATTCTTGCAAGAAAGGGTCTCATCAATCCATTCACCGACAAGAAGATGCAGAAGGCTGCCGACGCTGACAGCAACGGCGTTTATGAGATCGCCGACGCAGTTCTCATTATGCAGTTCGTATCAGGCAAGATAAAGGAATTCCCTGTTGCCGAGCCTGCTCCGGGACAGCAGAAGTACACTACCGAGGAGCTCACCGAAAAGGTACAGAACGAGCTCGTAAACACCGAGCCCAATGACTCACACATGGAGAAGCAGGGCGTCAAGTACGGCACTATCAAGAAGGAGACTTACTTCTCCAAGAAGGCCAACAAGAACAAGAACTACAATATCCTGCTCCCTGCCGATTACGACGAGAGCAAGCAGTACCCTGTTCTTTATCTGCTCCACGGCTTCTTCGAGAACGAGGACCGTATGATAACAAAGGGCAACGGTACTATGTACACCAAGCAGATCATCGGCAACGCTATCGCTTCGGGCGAGGCTAAGGACATGATCGTTGTTGTTCCTTTCGTATTCACAAGCGCAACAATGAACGACGCTACAGGCTTCGCAGATCAGGGCTCAAACGAGGGCTACGACAACTTCGTTGACGATATCGTTGACAGCCTCATGCCTCATATCGAGAGCAAGTACAGCGTTGCAACAGGCAGAGAGAACACAGCTGTTACAGGCTTCTCAATGGGCGGACGCGAGTCTCTCCAGATCGGTATGAAGTACGGCGACAAGTTCGGCTACGTAGGAGCTATCTGCCCTGCTCCAGGCGCTTCGGGCTCATGGAAGTGGAACAACTCCGACGATCAGCCGTATCTCCTTATGATAACAGGCGGTACTCAGGACGACGTAGTTGGTCTGAATACTCCCGAGGGCTACCACAATAACTTCAACAAGAACAACGTTCCTCACGTATGGCACGTAGTTCAGGGCGGCCACCACGGCGACGACTCTATCCACTCAGCTCTCTACTGCTTCGTAAGAGGCATATTCCAGGCAACTGACGGCGGTTCGGGCGGCTCATCTTCACAGACTCCCACACAGACACCTGTGACAACTACCACAAAGGCTCCCGATAAGCCCATCACAACAACACAGCCCATCAACACATCAACAGGTCAGCGCAAGTACAGCATGAAGGAACTCACAGAGATAGTTCAGAATGCACTTGTAAACAACGAGCCAAACGATTCACACAACAAAAAGAACGGCGTTCAGTACGGCACTATCAAGAAGGAGACCTACTTCTCCAAGAAGGCCAACAAGAACAAGCCGTACAATATCCTGCTCCCCGCAAACTATGACTCCAGCAAGAAGTACCCCGTGCTTTACCTGCTCCACGGCTTCTTCGAGAACGAAAACCGTATGATAACACAGGGCAACGGCACCATGTACACCCAGCAGATCATCGGCAACGCTATCGCCGAGGGCGCAGCAAAGGATATGATCGTTGTTGTTCCTTTCGTATTCACCAGCGCTACCATGAACGACGCTACAGGCTTTGCAGATCAGGGCTCAAACGAGGGCTACGACAACTTCGTTGACGATATCGTTGACAGCCTCATGCCTCATATCGAGAGCAAGTACAGCGTCGCTACAGGCAGAGAGAACACAGCCGTAACAGGCTTCTCAATGGGCGGACGTGAGTCTCTCCAGATCGGTATGAAGCACGGCGACAAGTTCGGCTACGTAGGCGCTATTTGTCCTGCTCCCGGTGCTTCGGGCTCATGGAAGTGGAACAGCGAGAGCGAGACTCCTTACCTCGTAATGATCACAGGCGGTACAGCTGACGACGTTGTAGGTCTGAATACTCCCGAGGGCTACCACAACAACTTCAACAAGAACAATGTACCTCACGTATGGCACGTTGTTCAGGGCGGTCACCACGGTGACGACTCTATCCACTCCGCACTCTACTGCTTCGTAAGAGGCATATTCCAGGCAACAGACTGATCCGGATATTAAAGTTCATCAGCCGCAGTATTCCTGATATTTCGTCAGGGATACTGCGGTTTTCTTTTTATCGTCAAAGTGCACATTATTTTTATAAATCATTGACAAAATAAGCGTTTAATGTTATAATAAAAGTGGTTAATACTCCTATTCCATATCCGAAGGGGGGATATGTTTAATGGATAAACAGGGAATCTTTGATAATATCGCCGAAAGTCTGGCGCGAAGCTATGATATCATATACTATATCAACGCTGATAACGGCAATTATACCCGATTTACGGGGGCAAAGATATACGGTGACAATCACATAAAAGAGAACGGAAAGAATTTTTTCAGGGACGCTATGACAAATGCCGAGAAGATCATCGTTCCCAAGGACGTTGAACGTGTAAAGTTCAAGCTGCAAAAGGAAAATATCATCTCTGCCCTTGAGGTCAAGAAGCTGTACAGCTTCGATTACAGCCTTCTCATCGACGGCAAGCCCAAGTTCGCACGCGCGACTGTATCATGGGCAAGCGATAATCTCCATCTCATTATCGGCGTAGAGGATACCGACGAGGAGATACGCCGCGAGAACGCTCTTACCGACGTTCTCAGCCTTGCCAACGAAACATCAAGGCGAGACTCCCTCACAGGTATAAAAAACAAGACTGCATTCAACGAGCTTGCAGACGCCATACAGATGAATATCAACAACGGACTGGTGTATCTGCCCTTTGCAGTCATAGTCTGTGACCTCAACGACCTGAAGGTCATAAACGAAACGTTCGCACAGGCAACAGGCGACGGTCATATCATCGCAGCATGCAGGCTCATATGCAACATCTTCACACACAGCCCTGTTTTCAGAGTGGGCGGTGACAGATTCGTAGTGTTTCTCAGAGGTTTAGACTATGAGAACAGGAACGTTCTGTTTGAGGACCTGCACGATCAGGTTCTGGACAATCTGAAATGTCAGGACGGTCCTGTCATAGCCGCAGGCATGGCAGTATACAACAGCACCGAGGACAAGAGCTTCAGCGCTGTAATGACACGCGCCGAGAACCTCATGCACGATGACAAAAAAGCGCTCAAAAGCGGCGAGGAAAGCAAGCCCGCCTTTGAAGTCGGCGACGGTAATGTTTCTATCCCGCTTGAACGCAAGGAAAAGCTGGAAAAGCTGTTCAACGCCTTTTCAATATTCGCAGAGGGAACCTATGTATATCTTTGCGATATGCGCTATGATTATTCCCGCTGGTCAAAGAAAGCCGTTGACCTCTTCGGGCTTCCCTCAGAATATATGCTGCACGCAGGCAAGATATGGGAGAAGCATATCCACCCCGATGATGTTGAGATATACCATTCGGGCATCGAAGCTATTTTTGCAGGCGGTGCAAATTCCCATGATATGCAGTACAGAGCCCGCAAGCTCAGCGGCGAATACGATGTCTGTACCTGCCGCGGTGTTGTCCTGTACAGTCCCAAGGGCATACCCGAATACTTCTGCGGAACTATCCGCAACCACAGCTTGCAGGGCAATATCGACAACCTGACAGGTCTCCGCAATCAGTACGGCTTCTTTGAGGATCTGGAAGCAAGCATACTCAAAGGCGATCACTTCAAGGTCATAATCGTAGGCATCGGAAAGTTTGCCGAGATAAACGAGGTATACGGCTATCACTTCGGCAATCTGGTGCTCCAGAGATTCGGCAGACTGCTCTTTGAGCACGCAGGCAACAAGGGCAGCGTTTACCGTCTCGACGGCACAAAATTTGCAATTATAACTACGACTACAGAAACCGAATCTATATACAACAGCTATGAGAATTTCCGCAGATATTTCCGCGAGGAATTCTCCATTGACGATAAGTTCATGATGCTGGAGCTCAATGCGGGACTTCTCAGCATAAACAATTTCAGCATCGACGCCCAGACCGTCTATGCCTGCCTCAACTATGCATACGGCGAGTCAAAGCTCCACAGACAGGGCGACATGGTGGAATTCGGCAGCAGCGTCAATCAGGACAAGCGCCACCGCACAGAGGTGCTCCACGTTATCAGGACCTCCATTATGTATGATTATCAGGGCTTCTTCCTGCTGTATCAGCCCGTTGTGGACTCACTGACCGAAAAGGTCATAGGCGCAGAGGCGCTCCTCAGGTGGAAAAACGAGGAATACGGCATGGTACCGCCCGACCAGTTCATACCCGTGCTTGAAAAGGACCCCATTTTCTTTGAGCTTGGTCAGTGGATACTGAAAACTGCTCTCATAGGAGCTAAGAAGCTGAGGGAGAAGTTCCCCGAATTCATCATCAATGTAAATCTCTCCTACAATCAGCTGGAAAAGCCGAACTTTGTGGATATGGTGCTGGAGGCTCTTGCCGAGACTGAGTACCCGCCCGAGGCACTTTGCCTTGAAATAACAGAGCGTTGCAGGCTTCTCGATATAGACCTGCTCAAAAACATCATAGTAAATCTCCGCGGAAGAGGCGTAAAAATGGCTCTTGACGACTTCGGAACAGGCTTCTCCTCTATCGGACTTGTAAGAAGTCTCCCCTTTGACGTCATAAAGATCGACCGCAGTCTCGTTATGAAGATAGAGGAAAATCCCCAGGATCGTCAGCTTGTGGGCTCTATTGCAAATTTAGTTGCCAACTACGGCGCAAAGGTCTGCGTAGAGGGCATAGAGACATCTGCCATGAGAGATATACTCCTCAACTATGAGGTACACAGCTTTCAGGGATATTATTATTCCCGTCCTATACCTCTTGATGATCTGCTCAACCGAGAAGAAAAATAAGCGCGGCGGTAAATGCGCCGCCGCTAAAAGAATAATGAAAAAGGTATCGACCGAGGGTCGATACCTTTTTTCTTAGTTCTTCAATTAAAGTAATCTCTTCTTGCGTTTTCTGATAAGGAATACAGCTGCCCCCGTCAGGAGCACGGCTCCGCCGCAGACGAACTTGAACCATGTCTTGTGGGCAAGAAGCCTTACAGCGTTTGTGGTAACAAGGATATTCTTGTAGGAATACTCTATCTCGTTGCCTGCCATATCGGTGAGGACTATTTTTACGTCCTGAGAATGCTTTGCATTGGGAATAGTGAATTCGAGATACTCGTCGTCGATATATCTCGACCTTATCTCCTTGTCATTAAGGAACACCTTTGCTCCCTTTAGCATTATATTATCCGATACGGACATTTTCGCGTCAAGTCTTTCTCCCTTGTATGCGCTGTTCTCCGTAACATTCAGCGGTATGCAAAGAGGCTCGGTGGTATCCACACAGAATTCAAGGCGTGTATTCTTCTTCTCCGAGGTGCTGATATTGATATTTCCCGCCTCGTCAACCGAGTGTATGGAAACGGTATATCTGCCGTCCTTCTCAAAGTTCTTGGCGTAGATGATGTATTTGTACTCGGACCACTCGTCGTCGCCGCCCTTGTACTCCACCTTGTAGTCAACATTGTCCTTGAGCACTGACATTTCCGAATCCTTGGTAATGTATACGCTGTAGGGCTCGGAGTGCTTATCCGCATTGACCTCAGTGATAACGATATCCTGAGCTCTGGAAATATACTTTCCTACTAAGCTGCCCGTACCCTCGTCCAGCATGAATGTTGAACCGTATCTGTTTACCGAGAAGCGGAAGTCCGTCTCAACCTTGTTGGAGGCGTTGTCCTTGGCGCTTGCGGTAATGGTATAGATGTCATCGTAATCGGCATTGTCGGGGATATTGTTCAGTACATACTCGTATCCGTCGTCCTTTTCGCGGAGCTCGCCCTCGACTTCAAGTGACTTTCCTCTGTTGGCGCCCTCCATCTTTACCTGTATGCTGTCCTTGTCAAGGTTTGCGTCCTTGAACTGGATATGGGGTCTGATCTCAGCCTTGTTATTAGCCGCACTGACATCGCTGACAGATATTTTCGGTGACTGGCTGTCGATACAGAACTTGGCATTATATGCTTCAAGAGTATTTCCTGCCATGTCCTTACCTGTGATATTTACTGTATAGTCGCCGTCCTTTTCAAACCTGACAGTGGATACGTAATCATTTCCCGACTTCGTCCACTCGGAAGCCTTGGGGAAGTCCTCGGCGCTGTCGTTGTAGGTACCTGTCACGACTATCCTTGACGGGTCGAAGTTCTGGTCGGATATCCTGAATGTAGCCGTAGTGGGCTCATTGTAGTAATGATCGTTGGCTATCGATCTGTCGAAGCCGATATTCATTGCAGGAGCAGTTCTGTCTATGATGAATTCCTTGGAATCGTAAGACTTAGCCTCTCTGCCGCACATATCCTTAAAGCTTGCAGTAAGTCTGTATGTGCCGTCATTGTCAAAGGCTATCTCAGCCTGATATGTAGCGCTGTCCGTACCCTCTGTGCCGCTTACGAGCCGCCAGTCCAGCTGTCTGCTGGTGTTGTTTACTCTTATATTGGCAAGAGACTTGTCGAAGTTTCTCTCGTTTATGGTGATGACAGCACGTCTTGATGCCTTGAATATCTGCTTGAACTCGCTGTCCGCCGATCCGTTTCCGTCGGTGAACACAACATTCATAACAGGGTCGGTCTTGTCTATGCTGTATCTTCTGCGGTCATAGGTATGATCCTGATCATCGGGATTGCCCGCTCTGTCGCCGAAGCTTACGAAAGCGACGCTGTTGTTTGAATTGCCTGTGAGCAGGATATCTCTCTCCAGACCGTTCACAAGGTTGATATCCCTGCTGTCCTCGTCAATGCTCCAGAGCTCCGCTTCATTTCCGCTGAGCTCTCCCGACTCGTTCACATACAGATACCTGTCCGCAGTTCCGCTTGATGATATATAAACATTTGATATACCCGAGAAGTTTTCCTTAACGGTGAGCTTTGCGCTTATATCGTCGCTGTACAGCGGGAATCCGTTTATGTCCTTATACTGAGTTTCGGGGAGCTCCAGCCTGATATGGGCGTTCTCCCTGTGATCGTCGGTGTTTTCAACGGCGAACAGAGCCGTCTCGAATACATCTGACTCCCTGCCCATACAGCTGACAGCCTTGACTCTCATAAAGCCCTTGAATCTGTCGGGAACAGTTACTGTCCAGCTGTCCGAGCTGCCGTTCCTGCTTATCTTGGGTACCAGAGCGCTTGGAGTACCGTCGCTGTTCACAAGCGACGCTTCGATACGGTCAAGACCTGCTCCCGCACCGTTGCGGTTCACGGAGACCTGTACATCAGCCTGTTCTCTTGCGAAATAAACATAGCCGTAGCGCTCATCGCGTCTGAGGTCGGCACCGTCTGCATATACGCTTTCGACAGTGGGCTCCGAAAGGTCTATCCAAACCTTTGTTTCCCTCTCTTCGCTTTCATTTCCCGCATAGTCGTTTGTGCTGAGCTTTACATTTATTGCTCCGTCATTTCTGCTGAACTCTCCAAGCTCCGATATAAGAACCTTACCGTCAGCACTGACAAGCTTTGCCTTGAACCTGTCGGGGTCCTGAACTGCTTCAAATAGGATATTGTATCCGCCGTTTTTGAGGGCAGTCTTGTCGATACCGCTCTGAGCGTCAACATTCACGGTGCGGTGATGACCGTTTATATCCAGCTTCAGCTCCCTGATGCCCGAGCATACCAGAGAATTGGGATCCTCAGCCGCAACAGCTATCTTCACATCGGAGTAAGCCTTGTACCATTCCTTGCCGCCGTCATTCTCATCTATGTACGGCTCAGCGGTATCCGACACGTTCTTCACTGAGCAGGTGGGAGCCGTATCATCGATAATGATATAGAAGCCGCCGTATTTGCTGTCCTTGCTCTTCATTACAGCGGAGTTCCCCACGCTGTCCATTGCATATATAGTGATATAGGACTTGATATTCACGTCCTTCACAGCATCGCTGACGATATTGAAGATATACATTCCGTTCTGCTGAGTCATGCTCTCTGCGGAGTCTTTCTCGTCGCCGAAGTATATCTTTACATCGTTTACGCCCGAGCCTTTTACCGAGGACTCTATATCGTTTACAGCTACGCTGATGACGCTTCCTGCTTTGAGAACGTGGACATCTGCGTTATTGCTGTCCTTTATGACAGTATCCCCTGAGATGTTTATTTTGTTATCCGCAACAGCAGGCGGTGCGCCGTCTATCTTTACCCTTATCTGCTTCTTGCTGTTATTGTCCCAGCTTGAATTATTGCTGTCGTCATAAGCGAAAACACTGAGCATTTCGTCGATCATTTCATTTTCATGAGCTGATTCCGCCTTGACAGACACTCTGAATTCCTTTGCCGCTCTGTCATAAGTAAGAACAGGCATACACTTTGAAGCTCTGACAGGAGAGTTCTGTGCTTCCATGTAAGCCCTTACTACGCCGACGTACTTGTCGCACTGAGCCCTGAAAGAATCTATCTTAGCCTGATCGGGCTCGTCCTTTTCGATCTCGGCAGCTATCTTTGCGTCATAGTATTCCGTCATATCGTCAATGAGAGAAGCGGAATGCTCCCTGAGGAGCTTGCGGTAATAGCCGTCATAATTGAGCTGATCGCTGTAGCTGCTGTTTATGTCGGACAGCTTCAGCTTTGAAAGCTCTGCCACCGCCGCATTATACTTTGCTCTCATGTCGGGAGTTTCCACATAGCCCTTGATATTGGCTGTATCTCCCCAGCCCTTTGCGGGTCTGTCGAATCTGTAGTCTCCCACAACAACGGAATATATCTCACTGCAGTCAACGGTCTCCTTGTTGATGTAGTACTTGTATATATCAACTATCTCACTCTCGTCAAAGGTGAGATCGCCGCTTTCTGCAATGGGACAGTCCTCCTTGTCGGTTATCCTCATGGCAAAGGACATACCTTCCCTGCCCACCCATGAATCGGAGTTGTGCCCGCGGGTGAATTCTACCTTGGGAGCTGTCTTGTCGCTGTAAAAGCATATTATGCCGTCAAGTCCGTCAATGAGTGAATCTGTTTCGCCCTTGCTGATAATATTCTTGACGATGTACAGCGCAGACTCGGAGCTGTCCGTCATGGACTCGGTAAACTCTCTTGATGACTCTCCTATGTAGAATTTTTTATTCTCAACGCTGTTTCCGCTGCCTTTCCTGAATACGTCATAGAGGAGCGTGCTTCCGTCAAAGAGGGAGGTAAAGTCCATAAGGTCCACAAGAGCGTCCTTGGAGCTTACGGAATAGCAGTTCTTATTCCTCTCGAAAAGGTCTGCCTCGGGCTTGAAAACATAGGCATTGCCGTTATCGGCAAGCTTTCTGTAGACCAGCTTGATATTGGTCACATCATAGTGATATGGTATCACCTTTGCTCTTTGTCCGTTTACAAGAGCGTCATACATCTCGGCAAGACATTCCGTTGTTTCGCCGTCATAGGTATAGCTGCTGAGGCAGTAACCGTCGCCTGCAAGATAAGGTACGCTCACCGTACAGCCAGAATCAGTATCCAATGTGACAGGTACCTTATAATTC
Coding sequences:
- a CDS encoding bifunctional diguanylate cyclase/phosphodiesterase, encoding MDKQGIFDNIAESLARSYDIIYYINADNGNYTRFTGAKIYGDNHIKENGKNFFRDAMTNAEKIIVPKDVERVKFKLQKENIISALEVKKLYSFDYSLLIDGKPKFARATVSWASDNLHLIIGVEDTDEEIRRENALTDVLSLANETSRRDSLTGIKNKTAFNELADAIQMNINNGLVYLPFAVIVCDLNDLKVINETFAQATGDGHIIAACRLICNIFTHSPVFRVGGDRFVVFLRGLDYENRNVLFEDLHDQVLDNLKCQDGPVIAAGMAVYNSTEDKSFSAVMTRAENLMHDDKKALKSGEESKPAFEVGDGNVSIPLERKEKLEKLFNAFSIFAEGTYVYLCDMRYDYSRWSKKAVDLFGLPSEYMLHAGKIWEKHIHPDDVEIYHSGIEAIFAGGANSHDMQYRARKLSGEYDVCTCRGVVLYSPKGIPEYFCGTIRNHSLQGNIDNLTGLRNQYGFFEDLEASILKGDHFKVIIVGIGKFAEINEVYGYHFGNLVLQRFGRLLFEHAGNKGSVYRLDGTKFAIITTTTETESIYNSYENFRRYFREEFSIDDKFMMLELNAGLLSINNFSIDAQTVYACLNYAYGESKLHRQGDMVEFGSSVNQDKRHRTEVLHVIRTSIMYDYQGFFLLYQPVVDSLTEKVIGAEALLRWKNEEYGMVPPDQFIPVLEKDPIFFELGQWILKTALIGAKKLREKFPEFIINVNLSYNQLEKPNFVDMVLEALAETEYPPEALCLEITERCRLLDIDLLKNIIVNLRGRGVKMALDDFGTGFSSIGLVRSLPFDVIKIDRSLVMKIEENPQDRQLVGSIANLVANYGAKVCVEGIETSAMRDILLNYEVHSFQGYYYSRPIPLDDLLNREEK
- a CDS encoding alpha/beta hydrolase-fold protein, whose translation is MKKSIPTIMAAMLALSSASAIPLSAAESDYLLHSTFEEGTDKWSGRGSASVKTVSGTSRSGEYSLFTSGRESSWNGASVSLGSDFKAGQDYAFSAYVMTDAEDSITFYLTLQYSDGSTTSYPKIAEVTAKKGEWAHLEKSSFTIPAGATNISLYIETEESKCNFYVDEVAAAPSGTTFDEPSAPVKMNKGDINYDGCIDSFDIILARKGLINPFTDKKMQKAADADSNGVYEIADAVLIMQFVSGKIKEFPVAEPAPGQQKYTTEELTEKVQNELVNTEPNDSHMEKQGVKYGTIKKETYFSKKANKNKNYNILLPADYDESKQYPVLYLLHGFFENEDRMITKGNGTMYTKQIIGNAIASGEAKDMIVVVPFVFTSATMNDATGFADQGSNEGYDNFVDDIVDSLMPHIESKYSVATGRENTAVTGFSMGGRESLQIGMKYGDKFGYVGAICPAPGASGSWKWNNSDDQPYLLMITGGTQDDVVGLNTPEGYHNNFNKNNVPHVWHVVQGGHHGDDSIHSALYCFVRGIFQATDGGSGGSSSQTPTQTPVTTTTKAPDKPITTTQPINTSTGQRKYSMKELTEIVQNALVNNEPNDSHNKKNGVQYGTIKKETYFSKKANKNKPYNILLPANYDSSKKYPVLYLLHGFFENENRMITQGNGTMYTQQIIGNAIAEGAAKDMIVVVPFVFTSATMNDATGFADQGSNEGYDNFVDDIVDSLMPHIESKYSVATGRENTAVTGFSMGGRESLQIGMKHGDKFGYVGAICPAPGASGSWKWNSESETPYLVMITGGTADDVVGLNTPEGYHNNFNKNNVPHVWHVVQGGHHGDDSIHSALYCFVRGIFQATD